In Gossypium hirsutum isolate 1008001.06 chromosome D06, Gossypium_hirsutum_v2.1, whole genome shotgun sequence, one genomic interval encodes:
- the LOC121218720 gene encoding uncharacterized protein, with the protein MTVRYQGWNRRCGKTDVTMIPFARTDCDDTKVWKGEPSGEFTVRSAYKLLQEANLDSSNYLLQADTKDFYRKLWNLQLPTKILIFIWRISWNYIPSLVNLRSKRVTTIARCPRGCSAEEDSLHVFRQCPVSTDAWISLNMAWVTEHTDQSAWTWLTWVFSRGTKQQIRIFCYALWVIWNSRNQMLHEKKISSGRDLAFKVQNFLIELEGVRERKLTTTAVRSEHREEELWESIQFDATFDINNSISASRMVVRGQNGEIAASKSTLHSNVSSPYVVEALACLEATNLGISMGLNSVTVMGDSKTIIKKCKMGVRDKSVLGAIIVDIQNNKTRFQRIVFRYIQRAENVKAHDLAKEALRKGEGSYLVEETRETLDAGGRWPRNPN; encoded by the exons ATGACCGTTAGATACCAGGGATGGAACCGGAGATGTGGCAAAACAGACGTGACAATG ATTCCTTTTGCGAGAACGGACTGTGATGACACGAAAGTGTGGAAAGGGGAACCCTCCGGAGAATTTACAGTTAGaagtgcctataaactattacaagaaGCTAACTTGGATTCTAGTAATTATTTATTACAGGCAGATACTAAAGATTTCTACAGGAAATTATGGAATTTACAGCTACCAACAAAAATCCTAATTTTCATATGGCGAATATCTTGGAACTACATCCCTTCACTTGTTAATCTCAGATCTAAGAGAGTGACCACTATTGCAAGGTGTCCACGTGGTTGTTCTGCAGAAGAGGATAGCCTTCATGTGTTTAGGCAATGCCCTGTAAGCACGGATGCATGGATCAGTCTCAATATGGCATGGGTAACAGAACATACAGACCAGAGTGCATGGACATGGCTCACCTGGGTATTCAGTAGAGGAACAAAGCAGCAAATCCGCATTTTTTGTTACGCATTATGGGTTATATGGAACTCGAGAAATCAGATGCTCCATGAGAAGAAGATTTCATCAGGAAGGGATCTAGCTTTTAAAGTGCAGAATTTTTTAATAGAGCTTGAAGGTGTACGAGAAAGAAAACTTACAACCACGGCTGTTAGATCTGAACACAGAGAGGAGGAACTATGGGAGTCTATACAGTTTGATGCAACTTTCGATATCAACAATTCCATATCCGCATCAAGAATGGTAGTCAGGGGTCAGAATGGGGAAATCGCAGCCTCCAAGTCTACTCTTCACTCCAACGTTTCCTCTCCATATGTAGTAGAAGCATTAGCATGTTTAGAAGCAACTAACTTAGGCATCAGTATGGGTTTGAACTCAGTCACGGTAATGGGGGATTCGAAAACAATAATCAAAAAATGCAAAATGGGAGTCAGAGATAAATCGGTTCTAGGTGCGATTATAGTCGATATTCAGAACAATAAAACCCGATTTCAAAGAATTGTTTTTCGATACATACAAAGAGCAGAGAATGTTAAAGCGCATGACCTGGCAAAGGAGGCACTAAGAAAAGGGGAGGGAAGTTACCTGGTGGAAGAGACGAGAGAAACTCTGGATGCAGGAGGAAGATGGCCAAGAAATCCTAATTGA
- the LOC107942179 gene encoding probable beta-1,4-xylosyltransferase IRX9H: MASIRRTLSPAYHHRSYQNGAGFSSPSHKFLPNGNSKHSSSRHLPLLFTAVNLVYRKGWRRSLCWCLFFFLIGFVFGITLFGNMDTDIRAKDFAFPELKPPHVDLRLDDQIVTSVSLGIHTRLQEPKEVDDLIGPPLKQLIVVTPTYNRGFQAYFLNRLGQVLRLVKPPLVWIVVEEKVASFETAEILRRTGVMYRHVVCTRSPSEPKDRGVHQRNAALEHIERHKVDGIVFFADDDNVYTVELFESLRTIRRFGTWPVAMLAPSKNKAILEGPVCNGSQVIGWHTNEKSKRLRRFHVDMSGFAFNSSILWDPKRWGRPYSNPIRQLDTVKEGFQETTFIEQVVEDESQMEGIIPGCSRIMNWHLHLDTSNLIYPKGWLLEKNLEITLAIK, encoded by the exons ATGGCTTCGATTCGTAGAACTCTGTCGCCGGCATATCACCACCGTTCTTACCAGAACGGCGCCGGATTCTCCTCTCCGTCTCACAAGTTTTTACCCAACGGGAACAGCAAGCATTCCTCTTCAAGGCATTTACCATTGTTATTCACCGCCGTAAATCTAGTCTACCGCAAAGGATGGCGGCGATCTTTGTGCTGGTGTCTCTTCTTTTTCCTTATAGGGTTCGTTTTTGGAATCACGCTGTTTGGAAACATGGATACCGATATCCGAGCCAAGGATTTCGCATTCCCGGAACTCAAGCCGCCACATGTTGACCTCCGATTGGACGATCAGATTGTTACCTCTGTGTCATTGGGCATTCATACCAGATTGCAAGAACCAAAGGAAGTTGACGATTTAATCGGGCCACCGTTAAAGCAATTAATCGTCGTTACGCCGACTTATAACAGGGGATTCCAAGCGTATTTCTTGAACAGGTTAGGGCAAGTTTTGAGGTTAGTGAAACCGCCGTTGGTTTGGATAGTGGTGGAGGAGAAAGTAGCGTCGTTTGAGACGGCAGAGATTTTGAGGAGAACCGGTGTTATGTATCGGCACGTGGTGTGCACGCGCAGTCCTAGTGAACCGAAGGATCGAGGTGTTCATCAAAGGAATGCCGCTTTGGAACATATTGAACGGCATAAGGTCGATGGGATCGTGTTTTTCGCCGACGATGACAATGTCTACACGGTGGAGTTGTTTGAAAGCTTGAGAACTATTAG ACGATTTGGAACTTGGCCTGTTGCCATGCTTGCACCAAGCAAAAACAAGGCAATCCTGGAAGGTCCGGTATGCAATGGAAGTCAAGTAATCGGATGGCACACAAATGAGAAAAGTAAAAGACTTCGTAGGTTTCATGTTGATATGTCAGGATTTGCTTTCAACAGCAGCATTTTATGGGATCCAAAGAGATGGGGACGCCCCTACTCAAACCCAATTCGACAATTGGACACTGTGAAGGAGGGTTTCCAG GAAACTACGTTTATAGAGCAAGTGGTTGAAGATGAAAGTCAAATGGAAGGTATAATACCTGGTTGTTCCAGAATCATGAACTGGCACCTTCATTTAGATACCAGCAATCTAATTTATCCCAAAGGCTGGCTACTTGAGAAGAATCTCGAGATTACCTTGGCTATCAAGTGA
- the LOC107942180 gene encoding putative disease resistance protein RGA1: MAEIVLCPILQVVFEKLASRFLKEIADRCGFKDEIKKLQRTLGAIQTVLQDAEEWQATDKSSKLWLSELREVAFDPDDLLEEFGPEAMIQENDNSLTEQVTNIVPSLRPFITYLKKLPELKQIRERLDVLLDERSNFKLKRKDGDKAIKSQQKRETGSFVIESEVIGREEDKEKIVDMLQLTAESRANEVVSVIPIVGLGGLGKTTLAQLVYNDERVMGNFELRMWVSVNDDFHVRKIVNLMVESATRRRCDDPIGMDVLQSKLRDLLFKRRYLLVLDDVWNEDADEWDKLKSLLKLGAEGSKVIVTTRSAKVAAIMGTMSSHHLKGLCHDECWGLFKQRAFANDQEDYANLLPIGKQIVRKCGGVPLAAKALGSLMRFKREPDEWLSVQENEIWNVCEGENGILPALRLSYSHLPLHLKGCFMYCSIFPKNYVIKKGKLIHLWIAEGLIQSCQYPLRGTQSRKEGTSLENSGSNYFNELMWMFLFEEVKKNSDGNVVECRMHDLIHDLAKSVAGEEFFIFERGCLPKNLARVRYSSVVCHSESCTIPEALYEAKKLRTLIFLFSNGDSGEIPAELFTHFLNLRVLDLSCSGIKRLQSTVSCLKHLRYLDLSNTFIATLPETIGSLCKLEVLNISGCSDLTGLPSNLARLYMLRHLIINDCERLTCLPDNIGKLFHLQTLPIFIISNKTDNFKQLARLQLRGELTVKNLEDVKKETTAVILGMKNLHSLELSWGDDHKRLDLNVQNDSNSKLGENVLDCLQPSKNLKHLSIKGYPGIHLPSWIKTPSLPVLTKIVLMNCKRCEHLPALGQLPVLEIIHMRGMDCVKNIGREFYGENEKKLFASLKELSLIDFPDLEFWWGISGGEEFPSLVKLIINKCPKLMNMPRFAALRHLELQSCNESILMSAGNITSLSVLIIGGFNGQLILLDNLLRNNVNLLSLTVSSCPNLCCIPQSLGSLVSLTSLTIRWCDELSSLPKQLQNLTCLQSLEISECHGLSTSPQHIDGLISLKYLSIENCSNLISLPIGLLHLTSLEHLTIMYCLWCVCQLSGITFPC, encoded by the coding sequence ATGGCGGAGATAGTTTTGTGTCCTATTCTGCAGGTTGTCTTTGAAAAGCTAGCCTCTCGGTTCCTGAAAGAGATTGCAGATCGATGTGGATTCAAGGATGAAATCAAGAAGCTTCAACGCACATTGGGCGCTATCCAGACTGTTCTTCAGGATGCCGAAGAGTGGCAAGCTACAGACAAAAGTTCAAAGTTGTGGTTAAGTGAGCTTAGAGAGGTAGCTTTTGATCCTGACGACTTGCTTGAAGAGTTTGGTCCTGAAGCGATGATACAAGAAAACGATAATAGCTTGACTGAACAGGTGACAAACATTGTTCCTTCTTTGAGACCTTTCATAACATATCTTAAAAAGTTGCCTGAACTAAAACAGATTAGGGAGAGATTGGATGTGTTATTGGATGAGAGGTCTAATTTCAAGCTCAAGAGAAAAGATGGTGATAAAGCGATTAAAAGTCAACAGAAAAGAGAAACTGGTTCTTTTGTGATTGAATCCGAAGTTATAGGGAGAGAAGAAGATAAAGAAAAGATAGTAGACATGCTACAGTTAACTGCTGAAAGTAGAGCCAATGAGGTTGTCTCAGTTATTCCCATAGTGGGTTTAGGGGGACTTGGTAAAACCACACTTGCTCAACTGGTCTATAATGATGAAAGGGTGATGGGAAATTTTGAACTCAGGATGTGGGTGTCCGTTAATGATGATTTTCATGTGAGAAAGATTGTTAATTTGATGGTAGAATCTGCAACTAGGAGAAGGTGTGATGATCCCATAGGGATGGATGTTCTTCAGTCGAAATTACGGGACTTGTTATTCAAGAGAAGATATTTGCTTGTACTAGACGATGTATGGAACGAAGATGCTGATGAATGGGATAAGCTTAAAAGTTTGCTGAAATTAGGTGCAGAGGGAAGCAAAGTCATAGTCACAACAAGAAGTGCAAAGGTTGCTGCAATTATGGGAACAATGTCTTCTCACCATTTGAAGGGTCTGTGTCATGATGAATGTTGGGGTTTGTTCAAGCAACGTGCCTTCGCAAATGATCAAGAGGACTACGCAAACCTGTTGCCTATTGGAAAACAAATAGTGAGAAAATGTGGGGGTGTTCCTTTAGCAGCGAAGGCACTCGGGAGTCTGATGCGGTTCAAAAGAGAGCCAGATGAATGGTTATCTGTGCAGGAAAATGAGATTTGGAATGTTTGTGAAGGCGAAAATGGGATATTACCTGCCTTAAGGTTGAGTTATAGTCATTTGCCACTACATCTGAAAGGATGCTTTATGTATTGCTCGATCTTTCCAAAGAACTACGTTATCAAGAAAGGGAAGTTAATCCATCTTTGGATTGCGGAAGGCTTAATTCAGTCTTGCCAATACCCTTTGCGAGGCACTCAATCACGTAAAGAAGGAACATCTCTTGAGAACAGCGGGAGCAATTATTTTAACGAATTAATGTGGATGTTTTTGTTTGAAGAAGTGAAGAAAAACAGCGATGGTAATGTAGTTGAGTGCAGAATGCACGATCTCATTCATGATCTTGCAAAATCTGTTGCTGGAGAAGAGTTTTTCATATTTGAACGTGGTTGCCTGCCGAAAAATCTAGCTAGAGTTCGATACTCGTCTGTAGTTTGCCATTCTGAATCTTGTACCATTCCAGAAGCCTTGTATGAGGCAAAGAAGTTACGGACTCTTATCTTTTTGTTTTCCAATGGTGACTCTGGTGAAATCCCAGCCGAGCTGTTTACACATTTTCTGAACCTTCGAGTCCTAGACCTCAGTTGTAGTGGCATCAAAAGGTTGCAAAGCACAGTTTCTTGCTTGAAGCATTTGAGGTACCTTGACCTGTCGAATACCTTTATTGCAACATTACCAGAAACTATAGGTAGCCTCTGCAAATTGGAGGTGCTAAACATTTCAGGTTGCTCTGATTTGACTGGTCTGCCAAGTAACTTAGCTAGATTGTACATGCTAAGACATCTGATCATAAATGATTGTGAAAGGTTAACTTGCTTGCCGGACAACATTGGTAAGCTATTTCATCTTCAGACATTGCCGATCTTTATCATATCAAACAAGACCGATAACTTTAAACAGTTGGCGAGGCTGCAGCTTAGGGGTGAGCTGACGGTCAAGAACTTGGAGGATGTGAAAAAAGAAACTACAGCAGTAATCTTGGGTATGAAAAACCTTCATTCACTGGAGCTGTCATGGGGTGATGATCATAAGCGGCTGGACTTGAATGTTCAAAACGATTCTAACTCCAAATTAGGTGAGAACGTGCTTGACTGCTTGCAACCATCAAAAAATCTCAAACATTTGTCAATAAAAGGGTATCCAGGAATCCATCTTCCAAGCTGGATAAAGACTCCTTCACTGCCTGTTTTAACTAAAATAGTGTTGATGAACTGCAAAAGATGTGAACATCTCCCTGCTTTAGGTCAACTTCCAGTACTAGAGATCATCCATATGCGTGGAATGGATTGCGTGAAGAATATAGGCAGAGAGTTCTACGGGGAAAACGAGAAGAAATTGTTTGCATCATTAAAGGAGTTATCCCTCATAGACTTCCCTGATCTGGAATTCTGGTGGGGTATAAGTGGAGGTGAAGAATTCCCCTCCCTTGTCAaattaatcatcaataaatgtccTAAGTTGATGAACATGCCGCGATTTGCAGCGCTTAGGCATTTAGAGTTGCAGAGCTGCAATGAATCTATATTAATGTCAGCAGGAAATATAACCTCGCTATCTGTCCTCATCATTGGTGGCTTTAATGGACAGTTAATTCTATTGGATAACTTGCTTCGGAACAATGTTAATCTCTTGTCTCTAACTGTCAGCTCTTGTCCCAACCTTTGCTGCATCCCACAGAGTTTGGGGAGCCTTGTGTCCCTAACATCTTTGACGATTCGTTGGTGTGACGAGCTCTCATCTTTGCCAAAACAATTGCAGAATCTAACCTGTTTGCAGTCTCTAGAGATCAGTGAATGCCATGGCCTTTCTACTTCACCCCAGCATATCGATGGGTTAATTTCCCTCAAATATTTATCCATCGAGAACTGCAGTAACCTAATATCATTACCCATTGGACTGCTACATCTTACTTCTCTCGAACATTTAACCATCATGTACTGTCTCTGGTGTGTTTGCCAACTGAGTGGCATAACCTTTCCATGCTGA